The following are encoded in a window of Fusarium oxysporum f. sp. lycopersici 4287 chromosome 5, whole genome shotgun sequence genomic DNA:
- a CDS encoding T-complex protein 1 subunit theta (At least one base has a quality score < 10) produces the protein MSLNIPNAPNAGLFKQGYNNYDSEDGAVLRNIDACRAIASTVQTSLGPYGRNKVVINHLQKMILTSDAATILRELDVVHPAAKLLVMASQQQEAEMGDATNLVIVLAGELLRKAEDLLRMGLKTSDIVIGYEKAQKFALETLEELAVDKVEDMRDQEELSKAISTVIASKQNGNETFLADLVAEAVLNVLPKNPANFNVDNIRVVKIMGGSLEQSRVVKGMVFPKEPDGSVKKASRAKVGVFTCPIDAGQTETKGTVLLHNAKEMMDFTKGEESQLETSIKELYDSGLRVVVCGERVGDLAMHYLNRFGILCIRILSKFELRRVCRVVGATPLARLGAPMPDEMGSIDVVETLEIGGDRVTVFRQEDEVTRTATLVLRGATQNHLDDIERAVDDGVNVVKAITRDPRLVPGAGATEVELVERIQAHGEKTPGLSQYAIKKYGEAFEVVPRTIAESAGLDATEVLSRLYAAHANSDAWDIGVDIENDDNTGTIDAKDEGILDLLISKQWAIKLATEAARTVLSVDQIIVARQAGGPKPPGPNPNWDED, from the exons ATGTCGCTCAATATCCCCAACGCCCCTAACGCGGGCTTGTTTAAGCAAGGTTATAACAA CTACGACTCCGAAGATGGTGCTGTACTTCGCAATATCGACGCCTGCAGAGCGATTGCGTCCACTGTTCAGACCTCGCTTGGCCCCTATGGCCGCAACAAGGTTGTCATCAACCATTTGCAAAAAATGATTCTTACCTCTGACGCTGCGACCATCCTACGCGAACTCGACGTTGTCCACCCCGCCGCCAAGCTCCTCGTCATGGCTAGtcagcaacaagaagccGAGATGGGCGATGCTACCAATCTTGTCATTGTCCTCGCTGGCGAGCTGCTTCGAAAGGCAGAGGATCTGCTGCGCATGGGCCTAAAGACATCAGACATCGTCATCGGCTATGAGAAGGCCCAGAAGTTTGCTCTTGAGACCcttgaagagcttgctgTTGACAAAGTGGAGGATATGCGGGATCAGGAAGAGCTGAGCAAGGCAATCAGTACGGTTATTGCCAGCAAGCAAAACGGAAACGAGACATTCCTTGCCGATCTTGTTGCCGAGGCTGTCCTCAATGTTCTCCCCAAGAACCCCGCCAACTTTAATGTCGACAATATCCGCGTGGTCAAGATCATGGGCGGAAGCCTGGAGCAGAGCAGGGTCGTTAAGGGCATGGTCTTCCCTAAGGAGCCTGACGGTtctgtcaagaaggccagCCGCGCCAAGGTTGGTGTCTTCACCTGTCCGATTGACGCTGGTCAAACCGAGACCAAGGGTACTGTTCTTCTGCACAACGCCAAAGAGATGATGGATTTCACAAAGGGTGAGGAGTCTCAACTTGAGACTTCCATCAAGGAACTTTACGACTCTGGCCTCCGAGTTGTTGTTTGTGGTGAACGTGTCGGCGATTTGGCGATGCACTATCTGAACCGATTCGGAATTTTGTGCATCCGAATTCTCAGCAAGTTCGAACTTCGAAGAGTCTGCCGTGTTGTCGGTGCCACCCCGCTGGCGAGGTTAGGAGCTCCTATGCCCGACGAGATGGGAAGcatcgatgttgttgagaccCTTGAGATCGGTGGTGACCGAGTTACAGTCTTCCGCCAGGAGGATGAGGTTACTCGAACCGCCACCCTTGTGCTTCGAGGAGCAACCCAGAACcatcttgatgatattgagCGCGCCGTCGATGATGGTGTCAACGTCGTCAAAGCCATTACCCGCGACCCGCGATTGGTtcctggtgctggtgctACAGAAGTTGAGCTGGTTGAAAGGATACAAGCTCACGGTGAGAAGACTCCCGGACTTAGCCAGTACGCCATCAAGAAGTATGGCGAGGCTTTTGAGGTTGTGCCTCGCACCATTGCTGAGAGCGCCGGACTTGACGCCACCGAGGTTCTCAGCCGACTCTACGCTGCCCATGCCAACAGTGACGCTTGGGATATTGGCGTTGATATTGAG AACGATGATAACACTGGTACTATCGATGCCAAGGATGAAGGTATTCTggatcttctcatctccaagcaATGGGCTATCAAACTTGCCACGGAAGCCGCCCGCACCGTTCTGTCTGTTGACCAGATCATCGTGGCACGACAAGCTGGAGGACCCAAGCCCCCTGGACCCAACCCT AACTGGGACGAGGACTAA
- a CDS encoding ribosomal protein L37ae: protein MTKRTKKVGVTGKYGTRYGASLRKQVKKMEVTQHAKYTCTFCGKVTVKRQATGIWDCKSCKRTVAGGAYTVATPAAAAMRSTLRRLREIAEV, encoded by the exons ATGACCAAGCGAACAAAGAAGGTCGGTGTTAC CGGTAAATACGGTACCCG TTACGGTGCTTCCCTGCGAaagcaggtcaagaagatggaagTCACCCAGCACGCCAAGTACACCTGCACTTTCTGCGGAAAGGTCACCGTCAAGCGACAGGCTACCGGCATCTGGGATTGCAAGTCTTGCAAGCGCACCGTTGCTGGTGGTGCTTACACCGTTGC CACACCTGCTGCCGCCGCCATGCGATCGACTCTGCGACGTCTCCGAGAGATTGCTGAGGTTTAA
- a CDS encoding structural maintenance-chromosome 3 (chondroitin sulfate proteoglycan 6) translates to MYIKQIIIQGFKSYKDQTVIEPFSPKTNVIVGRNGSGKSNFFAAIRFVLSDAYTQMSREERQGLLHEGSGSAVMSAYVEIIFDNSDDRFPTGNKDVILRRTIGLKKDEYSVDRKVVTKADVMNLLEAAGFSRSNPYYIVPQGRVTALTNMKESDRLNLLKEVAGTQVYETRRAESLKIMHETNNKREKIDELLEYIKERLSELEEEKEELRAFQDKDRERRCLEYAYYHNIQLGIQANLDELDNVRQDGIDSSDTNRAEYTEGEKAMSRLDSEIHKLQREMELLQIERRQVEEDRRDGAKALAKAEMKVKNLREGQSAQEQARAQHAAELESVQNEIASKEQQLSTINPAYNQKKQEEDEIRRQLDHAEATRNRLFAKQSRGSQFRNKSERDTWLRKEIQELELNISTQKANKIDADEEVERVRESIAQAEQDVADLRNRLANFSGEKTALEEEVAKARDIIDKLNDERKLVRREDDKLNSVIANARQEKETAERELAHAMDGSTARGLATIRRLKQERDIPGAYGTLAELLEVSDAYRLPVEQIAGASLFHYVVNNADTATYLADTLYRQQGGRVTFMPLAQLRPRQIKLPRSNDAVPLLSKINYNEEYEKAFQQVFGKAVVCPNLTVASQYARSHGVDGITPEGDTTNKRGAMTGGYIDPRKSRLHAVQAVNKWRDEYERLLAQSRDIRKQTELKDQEITAAMSDLQKANERLRQAVDGFEPLKHELINKSKHLEKELSHLDAAIKRRDAVEKNMNSFLEDLAAHEAELRSDFKKTLTAAEERQLEELGTSTQELQKQWNELSRARRDLERQKQLLEVDLRQNLQMKLDQLNSQAFEDSTGSSGGGLKDAQRELKKAQKAQKAVEASLQELETKMDNTQARLEELANEKAQLEQAQSEISARIERQQKKMDKSLRKKAVLSTQAAECAQTIRDLGVLPEEAFDKYENMDPNQVSTKIKKVNEALKKYKHVNKKAFEQYNNFTTQQDQLMKRRKELDDSQESIEVLVEHLDRRKDEAIERTFKQVSKEFTTIFGKLVPAGHGRLLIQRRADRRQEPVDESDGEARGVENYTGVGISVSFNSKHLDEQQKIQQLSGGQKSLCALCLIFALQATESSPMVIFDEVDANLDAQYRTAVAALLESISKEIGTQFICTTFRPEIVHVADRCYGVTFRNKTSSIDCVSTEQALEFVEGQAKPT, encoded by the exons ATGTATATCAAGCAAATCATCATCCAGGGCTTTAAAAG CTACAAGGACCAGACTGTAATCGAACCGTTTTCCCCAAAGACCAATGTGATTGTCGGTCGCAATGGCTCCGGAAAAAGTAACTTCTTCGCCGCCATTCGCTTCGTTTTGAGCGATGCGTATACACAAATGAGTCGCGAAGAGCGGCAAGGCCTTCTCCACGAGGGCTCAGGCTCAGCCGTTATGTCGGCTTACGTGGAGATCATCTTCGACAACAGCGACGACCGATTTCCAACTGGCAACAAAGATGTTATTCTACGCCGCACAATCGGCCTGAAGAAAGACGAATACTCTGTCGATCGAAAAGTTGTAACCAAGGCCGATGTCATGAATCTGCTTGAAGCGGCCGGATTTTCACGATCAAACCCCTACTACATCGTACCTCAGGGACGAGTCACCGCCTTGACCAACATGAAAGAGTCCGACAGGCTCAACTTATTAAAAGAGGTAGCGGGAACACAAGTGTACGAAACGCGTCGCGCAGAGTCGCTCAAGATTATGCACGAGACCAATaacaagagagaaaagaTCGATGAACTGCTGGAATACATCAAGGAAAGGCTTAGCGAActcgaggaagaaaaggaagaacTCAGAGCGTTCCAGGACAAGGACAGAGAGAGACGGTGCCTCGAATATGCCTACTACCACAACATCCAGCTCGGGATTCAAGCAAACCTGGACGAGCTTGATAACGTCCGGCAAGACGGAATTGATAGTTCTGATACCAACCGAGCAGAGTACACTGAGGGCGAGAAGGCGATGTCAAGGCTTGATTCAGAAATACACAAGCTGCAGAGAGAAATGGAGCTCCTGCAGATCGAAAGGCGACAAGTCGAGGAAGATCGGCGCGACGGCGCGAAAGCCttggccaaggctgagatgaaggTTAAGAACTTGAGAGAAGGTCAATCTGCACAGGAACAAGCCCGAGCACAACATGCAGCTGAACTTGAGTCCGTGCAGAATGAGATCGCATCCAAGGAACAGCAGCTTTCAACCATTAATCCAGCCTATAACCAAAAAAAgcaggaggaagacgaaatCCGACGACAACTTGATCATGCTGAAGCCACACGTAACCGCTTGTTTGCCAAACAGAGCCGAGGTTCCCAGTTCAGAAACAAGTCTGAGCGTGACACATGGTTGCGGAAAGAGATACAAGAACTCGAACTCAACATAAGCACTCAAAAAGCCAACAAGATTGAcgcagatgaagaagttgaaagGGTCCGCGAATCAATAGCACAGGCAGAGCAAGACGTTGCTGACTTACGGAATCGTTTGGCCAACTTCAGTGGCGAGAAAACAGCCCTTGAAGAGGAGGTTGCCAAGGCCCGCGACATTATAGACAAGCTTAACGATGAACGAAAGTTAGTTCGTCGTGAGGATGACAAACTCAACTCAGTTATAGCCAATGCTCGGCAGGAGAAGGAGACAGCTGAACGTGAGTTGGCTCACGCAATGGATGGATCGACTGCACGTGGTCTGGCGACGATCCGACGATTGAAGCAAGAGCGAGATATCCCCGGAGCATATGGGACATTGGCTGAACTGCTTGAAGTTAGTGATGCTTACAGACTTCCCGTTGAGCAGATTGCCGGCGCAAGTCTGTTCCACTATGTCGTTAACAACGCAGATACAGCCACTTATCTCGCAGACACCCTATACAGACAACAGGGAGGCCGAGTTACATTCATGCCTCTCGCCCAACTACGGCCCCGGCAAATTAAGCTTCCCAGGTCTAATGATGCCGTACCTCTCTTAAGCAAGATCAACTACAACGAAGAGTACGAGAAGGCGTTCCAGCAGGTCTTTGGAAAAGCTGTCGTATGTCCAAACCTTACAGTAGCAAGCCAATATGCAAGAAGCCACGGCGTCGACGGCATCACTCCGGAAGGTGacacaaccaacaagagGGGTGCTATGACAGGTGGATATATCGACCCTCGAAAGTCGCGCTTACACGCCGTACAAGCCGTGAATAAATGGAGGGATGAATACGAAAGGTTGTTAGCGCAATCTCGTGATATCCGAAAACAGACAGAACTCAAGGACCAGGAGATCACAGCTGCGATGTCAGACCTACAAAAGGCCAACGAAAGACTAAGACAGGCTGTCGACGGGTTTGAACCACTGAAGCATGAACTGATTAATAAGTCAAAGCATCTGGAGAAAGAGCTGAGCCACCTCGATGCCGCCATCAAACGTCGAGATGCAGTCGAGAAGAACATGAACAGCTTCTTGGAGGATCTTGCCGCACATGAGGCCGAACTTCGATCTGATTTTAAGAAAACCCTGACCGCCGCTGAAGAACGCCAGCTGGAGGAACTCGGGACAAGCACCCAGGAGCTCCAAAAGCAGTGGAATGAACTCAGCCGAGCCCGGCGTGATCTGGAAAGGCAAAAGCAACTTCTTGAAGTGGACCTTCGCCAAAACCTGCAAATGAAGCTTGATCAACTCAACAGCCAGGCTTTTGAGGACTCGACTGGATCCTCGGGCGGTGGGTTGAAAGATGCCCAAAGGGAACTCAAGAAGGCGCAAAAAGCACAGAAAGCTGTTGAGGCAAGCCTCCAGGAACTTGAAACCAAAATGGATAATACACAAGCGCGGCTCGAGGAACTGGCAAATGAGAAGGCTCAACTAGAGCAAGCGCAGAGTGAGATATCCGCGAGGATCGAGAgacagcagaagaagatggacaAGAGTCTCCGAAAGAAAGCCGTTCTGTCAACACAAGCAGCCGAATGTGCACAGACTATTCGCGACCTAGGTGTGCTTCCcgaagaagccttcgacaaGTATGAAAACATGGACCCTAATCAA GTCTcaaccaagatcaagaaagTGAATGAAGCACTGAAGAAATACAAGCACGTGAACAAGAAAGCCTTTGAACAGTACAACAACTTCACAACTCAACAAGATCAGCTTATGAAACGACGTAAAGAGTTGGATGACTCTCAGGAGTCAATTGAGGTACTCGTTGAGCATCTCGACCGCCGAAAAGACGAGGCAATTGAGCGGACGTTTAAACAGGTTTCCAAGGAATTCACAACTATCTTTGGTAAGTTGGTGCCTGCCGGCCATGGCCGCCTGCTCATTCAACGACGGGCGGATCGTCGTCAAGAACCCGTCGACGAATCAGACGGAGAGGCACGCGGTGTTGAAAACTACACTGGTGTTGGCATCAGTGTTTCATTCAACTCAAAACACCTCGATGAGCAGCAGAAGATCCAGCAACTCAGCGGTGGTCAGAAGA GTTTATGTGCCCTTTGCCTTATATTCGCCCTCCAGGCTACGGAGAGCAGTCCCATGGTGATTTTTGACGAGGTGGATGCCAATCTGGATGCCCAATATCGTACAGCTGTTGCGGCCCTCCTTGAGTCCATCTCTAAGGAAATTGGTACTCAGTTCATTTGCACCACATTCCGACCTGAGATTGTGCATGTCGCCGACAGATGTTATGGTGTGACGTTCCGTAACAAGACCAGTTCAATCGACTGTGTCAGCACGGAGCAGGCTCTTGAGTTCGTAGAGGGTCAAGCGAAGCCTACTTGA